In Chelmon rostratus isolate fCheRos1 chromosome 21, fCheRos1.pri, whole genome shotgun sequence, the genomic window gctgtccATCTCATCACCATCTAAATAATCTCAAACGAGATGTCatccccttcttcttcttcttcttcttcttcctcctcctcctcctcctgtggaCCAACAGTTGACATTTATAACAGATGGATGCACAgctgcaaaaatacaaatatatattaatatatgtgtgtgtgtgtgtaagcatttaaacctcttcatcactgtcctcctcttcatcactgctgtcatcCTTAATGTCTTCATCTTCTGAATCCTGTGTCATACAACACATGGGGACTGAAAATAGAGCTTTTCCACTCTGAGTGCAGCATATAGAATATTTCTTTCAATTATGAattatcattttgtttgttttgttgttaaaacTTACTGATGGTCTGCACAAGTTTTCATTTGTCGTGTGTTTGGCCCCAAGATGTATACATTTCTGCAAAGATAAGTATATGGTGAATCTGAGAAAACAATCTTAGAATAAAGACACCAATGTGTACTTGAATGTTCTGTAAGTGCTTACACTAGGGTGATGTGTCTGATagtcttcctgctctgctggagtcaatgtctgaaaaatgcaaaagtgacacattttaaaccaGCTTCCGGTTTACAGTTAAATACTGTAGTTACTAGAAGTTGAGGATTCCTTGTACCTTAAACCACTCCTGGAGCGCCATTGAgtatttcatcatgtttttatttgctttcttcttGTAGCATTGCTTCTCATTTTGGGAGAGGCTCTGCCATATTTGATTGACCTTAATGAAGCGCTCCCTCGGGTTTAGGCATTTCTGCTTCAGAAGTTTCATGTGATCATTGTAAAAAATCCCTTTACCAGTTCTGCGAGTAAAGAAAAACCCAGTCAAAGGTTTGACTTCAGACAGACAATAGAGGATTTAATGTGCTGCGAGTTTTAATTAATGCAGGGGCTCAAATTTTGTTCGATGGTCATGCTCACCGAGACGGCATCTTCGGCTCGCCGGGAAGCGTCGCTTCTTCTTGAATGGCCTGCGTATCAATGACATAAATCATTGTTCAAAGAGGAGATCAATCCAATGTAGCTTTCTGGCGCAAAGAGTACATAAAAAATCAATTCAAGAAAAGTTCCACAAATGTGTTTCTTCTCACCTTCAGTCTCTTGATGCCATGCTTATTTAGGATCCGCTGCTGCTCCTTTTTATCCAAAGTCTGAGGAACATAAACACTGTCGTCACACAAAGCCTGTCAGCGCCAGCTCAGCGCGGCACCTGTCGTCTTTTAAATGACTCACCGTTAGATATTCATTCAGCTGGATCCAGTACTGACTCTTCAACTGGAAGAAATACGCATTTTAATTTGGATTTATATTCTTACAGTAACCCACTGTGATGAGTCTTATCGTGCAACAGTTGatgaaaaagttatttttttgttgcGCTGtctatgttgtgtgtgtgtgtgtgtgtgttcatacctCTCTGCATCGCTTGCTGTActcgtccctctctctctcagtcaaaTCTCGCCAACGTTGGgcccacacactcacaaaggAATTTCTTGAGACGCCCACCATGGATGCCAGTTGCTCTTTGCAGAACAGATTATAGCCATTgctaaagacacacacacacacacacacacacacacacacacacacacacacacacacacacacacacacacacacacacacacacacacacacacacacacacacacacacacacacacacacacacacacacacacacagctatcaGTGAATGAACTGCTTGTATATTTGTTATCTTAAGTTAGTTTAGTTTACTTACCCAAAGCAAACACATAATAG contains:
- the LOC121624885 gene encoding nucleolar transcription factor 1-B-like isoform X1, coding for MSGIKAGTKKSAVTTDWTKKSLQKLLAAMKTSIPEEDRMTAYNKGLKAVDWKKVAFPPFSPEACQKKWTEMLYKMRKIRSLTELIIEAEGAISNPVQKVHPALPKRPSPPNAIFYEENRARFLEKHPKMTNQKLFRLLIKTYKELPDEEKAKYVEKHQLATAEYNRRMLEYRKRYRKSPKPKRVSAGTPDQGEDADGLPPKPPCNGYNLFCKEQLASMVGVSRNSFVSVWAQRWRDLTERERDEYSKRCRELKSQYWIQLNEYLTTLDKKEQQRILNKHGIKRLKAIQEEATLPGEPKMPSRTGKGIFYNDHMKLLKQKCLNPRERFIKVNQIWQSLSQNEKQCYKKKANKNMMKYSMALQEWFKTLTPAEQEDYQTHHPSKCIHLGAKHTTNENLCRPSDSEDEDIKDDSSDEEEDSDEEEEEEEEEEEEEEEGDDISFEII
- the LOC121624885 gene encoding nucleolar transcription factor 1-B-like isoform X2, whose translation is MSGIKAGTKKSAVTTDWTKKSLQKLLAAMKTSIPEEDRMTAYNKGLKAVDWKKVAFPPFSPEACQKKWTEMLYKMRKIRSLTELIIEAEGAISNPVQKVHPALPKRPSPPNAIFYEENRARFLEKHPKMTNQKLFRLLIKTYKELPDEEKAKYVEKHQLATAEYNRRMLEYRKRYRKSPKPKRVSAGTPDGEDADGLPPKPPCNGYNLFCKEQLASMVGVSRNSFVSVWAQRWRDLTERERDEYSKRCRELKSQYWIQLNEYLTTLDKKEQQRILNKHGIKRLKAIQEEATLPGEPKMPSRTGKGIFYNDHMKLLKQKCLNPRERFIKVNQIWQSLSQNEKQCYKKKANKNMMKYSMALQEWFKTLTPAEQEDYQTHHPSKCIHLGAKHTTNENLCRPSDSEDEDIKDDSSDEEEDSDEEEEEEEEEEEEEEEEGDDISFEII